From Nicotiana tabacum cultivar K326 chromosome 15, ASM71507v2, whole genome shotgun sequence, the proteins below share one genomic window:
- the LOC107830761 gene encoding putative HVA22-like protein g isoform X1 has product MIGSFLTRGLVMVFGYAYPAYECFKTVEMNKPNIQELRFWCQYWILVAVLTVCERFGDAFVSWVPMYSEAKLAFFIYLWCPKTKGTTYVYDSFFRPVVLRHETDIDRSLLELRTRVGDMALLYWQNAASYAQTRIFDILQYIASQSTPRPTQPQRQSSRGRQRTVTPPKHRSAAPTTRVQTEEQPSPASTESSSENEADAIEVLKPSQPPPVAAPAAGAAALNAQKATPTEAFVQTTKASSSSETQVVQIDQVPSLDNQGASPVEIVMEEAVRITRARSRKTQLAPNP; this is encoded by the exons ATGATTGGATCTTTTCTCACTAGAGGGCTTGT GATGGTCTTTGGTTATGCCTATCCTGCTTATGAGTGCTTTAAAACTGTGGAAATGAATAAACCTAATATTCAGGAACTTCGCTTTTGGTGCCAGTATTG GATCTTAGTTGCTGTATTGACAGTTTGTGAAAGGTTTGGTGATGCTTTTGTTTCATG GGTTCCAATGTACAGCGAAGCTAAGTTGGCATTCTTCATATACTTGTGGTGCCCCAAAACTAAG GGAACAACATATGTCTATGATTCCTTCTTTAGACCGGTAGTGTTAAGGCATGAGACTGATATTGATCGTAGTTTGTTGGAATTGAGGACAAGAGTAGGAGATATGGCATTGCTATACTGGCAGAATGCTGCTAGCTATGCGCAGACTAGGATTTTTGATATATTGCAATATATTGCTTCTCAGTCAACTCCTCGCCCAACTCAG CCACAGAGGCAAAGCAGTAGAGGCCGCCAGCGTACAGTAACACCACCAAAACATAGATCAGCTGCCCCAACAACACGGGTACAGACTGAAGAACAACCATCTCCTGCTTCTACTGaatcttcaagtgaaaatgaaGCAGACGCAATAGAAGTGCTGAAGCCCTCACAACCGCCTCCAGTAGCTGCCCCTGCTGCTGGTGCTGCCGCCTTAAATGCACAAAAAGCAACTCCAACTGAAGCCTTCGTTCAAACTACCAAAGCTTCGAGTTCAAGTGAAACTCAAGTGGTGCAGATTGATCAAGTGCCTTCCTTAGACAATCAAGGCGCATCTCCTGTTGAGATAGTGATGGAGGAAGCAGTTCGAATAACACGTGCCAGATCAAGGAAGACACAGCTTGCACCCAATCCTTAA
- the LOC107830761 gene encoding uncharacterized protein LOC107830761 isoform X2, whose protein sequence is MSPVTSSFLLIFRILVAVLTVCERFGDAFVSWVPMYSEAKLAFFIYLWCPKTKGTTYVYDSFFRPVVLRHETDIDRSLLELRTRVGDMALLYWQNAASYAQTRIFDILQYIASQSTPRPTQPQRQSSRGRQRTVTPPKHRSAAPTTRVQTEEQPSPASTESSSENEADAIEVLKPSQPPPVAAPAAGAAALNAQKATPTEAFVQTTKASSSSETQVVQIDQVPSLDNQGASPVEIVMEEAVRITRARSRKTQLAPNP, encoded by the exons ATGTCGCCTGTAACTTCGTCATTCCTCCTAATTTTCAGGATCTTAGTTGCTGTATTGACAGTTTGTGAAAGGTTTGGTGATGCTTTTGTTTCATG GGTTCCAATGTACAGCGAAGCTAAGTTGGCATTCTTCATATACTTGTGGTGCCCCAAAACTAAG GGAACAACATATGTCTATGATTCCTTCTTTAGACCGGTAGTGTTAAGGCATGAGACTGATATTGATCGTAGTTTGTTGGAATTGAGGACAAGAGTAGGAGATATGGCATTGCTATACTGGCAGAATGCTGCTAGCTATGCGCAGACTAGGATTTTTGATATATTGCAATATATTGCTTCTCAGTCAACTCCTCGCCCAACTCAG CCACAGAGGCAAAGCAGTAGAGGCCGCCAGCGTACAGTAACACCACCAAAACATAGATCAGCTGCCCCAACAACACGGGTACAGACTGAAGAACAACCATCTCCTGCTTCTACTGaatcttcaagtgaaaatgaaGCAGACGCAATAGAAGTGCTGAAGCCCTCACAACCGCCTCCAGTAGCTGCCCCTGCTGCTGGTGCTGCCGCCTTAAATGCACAAAAAGCAACTCCAACTGAAGCCTTCGTTCAAACTACCAAAGCTTCGAGTTCAAGTGAAACTCAAGTGGTGCAGATTGATCAAGTGCCTTCCTTAGACAATCAAGGCGCATCTCCTGTTGAGATAGTGATGGAGGAAGCAGTTCGAATAACACGTGCCAGATCAAGGAAGACACAGCTTGCACCCAATCCTTAA